The following proteins are encoded in a genomic region of Acidobacteriota bacterium:
- a CDS encoding fibronectin type III domain-containing protein — protein MTTQKTVKFTLNPYVTYVSYVVRYLPVIILLVTVFAAGCGKRKPPLPPIDRVEQRVEIDGFQRGNKIIISWKMPARNAKKDSILNIDRADIYRLAEPVNSPLALTEEEFSSQSNLIATLKITDDDFGMKTLQYTDALQFVGQQVRLRYAIRLANNSGQKASYSNFLMIEPTANVASFPSELSAEPSQDAIKLSWLAPTVNVDGSTPASVLGYNIYRSNSEKEPGKLLNRSPITVANYDDEFFEFGKDYFYFVRAVSIGTKAEPVESTESNILKFKATDTFAPSAPTAITLAAGQNLISIFFAVNPEKDIVGYKIYRTTDPDLEKDKWERLTP, from the coding sequence ATGACCACGCAAAAGACCGTAAAATTCACTCTAAATCCCTATGTGACCTATGTGTCCTATGTGGTTAGATACCTGCCTGTCATTATTCTACTCGTCACAGTATTTGCAGCAGGCTGCGGTAAGCGTAAGCCGCCTTTGCCGCCGATAGATCGTGTGGAACAGCGTGTTGAGATCGACGGTTTCCAACGAGGGAACAAAATAATCATCTCGTGGAAGATGCCTGCCCGCAATGCAAAGAAAGACAGCATTCTTAACATCGACCGCGCCGATATCTACCGTCTCGCCGAACCTGTCAACTCGCCGCTCGCACTCACAGAAGAAGAGTTTTCATCACAAAGCAATCTCATCGCAACGCTCAAGATCACCGATGACGATTTCGGCATGAAAACGCTGCAGTACACAGATGCTCTGCAGTTTGTCGGCCAGCAGGTAAGGCTTCGATACGCGATACGGCTGGCCAATAATTCGGGACAAAAAGCGTCATATTCCAATTTCTTGATGATCGAACCGACAGCCAACGTCGCCTCGTTCCCAAGTGAATTGTCCGCCGAGCCTTCGCAAGATGCGATCAAATTATCATGGCTCGCCCCGACCGTGAATGTGGACGGCTCAACGCCCGCGAGCGTGCTTGGTTACAATATCTATCGATCTAATTCGGAAAAGGAACCGGGCAAACTGCTGAACAGATCGCCGATAACTGTTGCGAACTATGATGACGAATTTTTCGAGTTCGGGAAGGATTATTTCTACTTCGTCCGAGCAGTTTCGATCGGTACCAAGGCTGAGCCGGTAGAGAGTACCGAGTCGAATATTCTCAAGTTTAAGGCGACGGACACGTTCGCCCCATCGGCTCCGACCGCGATCACTCTGGCAGCCGGCCAAAACCTGATCTCGATCTTTTTCGCAGTAAACCCTGAGAAAGACATCGTCGGTTATAAGATCTACCGCACGACGGACCCAGACCTTGAAAAGGACAAATGGGAGCGTTTGACGCCGTAA
- a CDS encoding LptF/LptG family permease produces the protein MKRIGWLISKYLVGAILPYFAFSWLLLSVILFIQQASKFSDIFFSVNIPANLIWQLTIALVPSVIAFTCPMAMLVGTIIGLSKMQGDSELVSVRVAGVSNFQIAIPIMVVGVLLSAFAFVVNLKGVPLAAALVRSVALQTAIKKLESPIEPGVFNTEIAGATIYVKSGDLTTGKWQNIFIFSEDANRPSVRLITSGNGRIDVTDQKTELVLENATVTTMPQLPDQGKYVTESIGEVRLAVKTSRSDLINRLTGGSTAPEELGLSQLSEFANASEGKERIEAEIIWQRRITLSITPFIFCLLGTMMILSFGRGGRGFGIVLAFIGLVTYYLLTFAGEQLARTGSISVPVAGLIPVIASAIAIVWLSYSRHSALNSAIFDQLKAALQKLQAATIGVQGPNRLVDLTTGIRDLDLIVNLVKYFVLTVSFLAVVFIIFTAFELWKFAGVIDGGIVLLGKYLFFLLPFIYLQIAPSAAMVATLATYIIKSRQNEIVTWTSAGQSVYRLLLPCFILMAILGAVNWQVQERLTPRANQIQDAVREQIRKGGVPVDRSGRVWVARGERIYSFKQPVSDITPASDNETHLGCSGSCGLDMTVLEFSTNGQELQTVYRTSRAGWEKGKLNFTGQVEKVTLREGSIRTEALEGGELAEEFDPFNQIKGKPSHLNAEELKQRLENSGSEVERRSFAVTIQKRYTTWVLPLIIALFTAPFALSLSRKGKVVTIGYAVGLWLLFMGTTSLFAQFGEAGSLSPFTAVWSPLLLFSMLGVYLLSRVRT, from the coding sequence ATGAAACGGATAGGTTGGCTCATCTCAAAATACCTCGTCGGTGCGATCCTGCCGTATTTCGCATTCTCGTGGCTGCTGCTGAGCGTGATCCTGTTCATTCAGCAGGCAAGCAAGTTCTCCGACATTTTCTTCAGCGTTAATATCCCTGCGAATCTCATTTGGCAGCTAACGATCGCACTTGTCCCGAGCGTGATCGCATTCACGTGCCCAATGGCGATGCTGGTCGGAACGATCATCGGCCTGTCAAAAATGCAGGGCGACAGTGAACTGGTGTCGGTCAGGGTCGCGGGTGTCAGCAATTTTCAGATCGCGATCCCGATCATGGTGGTCGGTGTTCTGTTGTCGGCGTTTGCGTTTGTGGTCAATCTAAAGGGCGTGCCGCTGGCCGCGGCTTTGGTACGAAGCGTTGCCCTGCAGACCGCGATCAAAAAACTCGAATCGCCGATCGAGCCCGGAGTATTTAACACCGAGATCGCCGGGGCTACGATCTATGTCAAAAGCGGCGACCTGACGACAGGCAAATGGCAGAATATCTTCATCTTTAGCGAAGACGCGAACCGGCCAAGTGTGCGTCTGATAACGTCAGGCAACGGCCGTATCGACGTGACGGATCAGAAAACGGAACTGGTCCTCGAAAATGCGACGGTCACGACGATGCCGCAACTGCCCGATCAGGGCAAATACGTCACAGAAAGCATCGGCGAAGTGCGGCTCGCGGTTAAGACAAGCCGCAGCGACCTGATAAATCGTCTTACCGGCGGAAGCACGGCCCCGGAAGAACTCGGCCTGTCACAATTATCCGAGTTCGCCAATGCCAGCGAAGGGAAGGAACGGATCGAGGCCGAAATAATCTGGCAGCGTCGGATAACACTGTCGATCACGCCGTTCATATTTTGTCTGCTTGGCACAATGATGATCCTGAGTTTCGGCCGAGGCGGCCGCGGATTCGGGATCGTCCTGGCGTTTATCGGGCTGGTCACATATTACTTGCTGACGTTTGCCGGCGAGCAGCTCGCGAGAACCGGCAGTATCAGCGTTCCGGTCGCCGGCCTTATACCGGTCATTGCCAGTGCGATCGCGATAGTTTGGCTGTCATATTCGCGGCATTCCGCGTTGAATTCGGCGATCTTCGACCAACTGAAGGCCGCGTTGCAAAAATTACAAGCGGCGACGATCGGAGTACAGGGGCCGAATAGACTGGTCGACCTTACGACCGGCATTCGCGATCTGGACCTGATTGTAAATCTGGTCAAGTATTTCGTATTGACAGTTAGTTTTCTCGCCGTCGTATTCATCATTTTTACAGCATTCGAACTGTGGAAATTCGCCGGCGTGATCGACGGCGGTATCGTGCTGCTGGGGAAATACCTTTTCTTTCTATTGCCATTCATATATTTGCAGATCGCTCCGTCGGCGGCGATGGTGGCTACGCTTGCCACGTACATAATCAAATCGCGTCAAAACGAGATAGTCACCTGGACCTCGGCAGGGCAGAGCGTCTATCGGCTGCTCTTACCGTGTTTTATATTGATGGCGATATTAGGGGCGGTTAACTGGCAGGTACAGGAGAGATTGACGCCGCGGGCAAATCAAATTCAGGATGCGGTACGTGAGCAGATACGAAAAGGCGGAGTTCCTGTCGATAGATCGGGAAGGGTCTGGGTCGCCAGGGGCGAGAGGATCTATTCTTTCAAGCAGCCTGTTTCGGATATTACTCCTGCGTCTGATAACGAAACGCATCTCGGTTGCTCAGGATCGTGCGGTTTGGATATGACCGTATTGGAATTTTCAACAAACGGGCAGGAATTGCAAACCGTGTACCGCACATCTCGTGCCGGGTGGGAAAAAGGAAAACTGAACTTCACCGGGCAGGTCGAGAAAGTTACTCTACGCGAAGGCAGTATTCGCACCGAAGCGCTCGAAGGCGGGGAATTGGCAGAGGAGTTTGATCCGTTCAACCAGATAAAAGGGAAGCCGAGCCATCTCAACGCCGAAGAATTGAAACAACGACTCGAAAATTCCGGATCCGAGGTCGAACGCCGCAGCTTTGCCGTCACGATCCAAAAACGCTACACGACTTGGGTTCTCCCGCTCATCATCGCCCTCTTCACCGCGCCGTTCGCACTTTCACTCAGCCGAAAGGGCAAGGTCGTCACCATCGGCTACGCCGTCGGCCTCTGGCTTCTCTTCATGGGCACCACCAGCCTCTTCGCCCAATTCGGCGAAGCCGGCAGCCTCTCCCCATTCACCGCCGTCTGGTCCCCGCTGCTTTTGTTTTCAATGCTTGGAGTTTATCTTCTATCAAGAGTTCGTACTTAG
- a CDS encoding adenosylhomocysteinase translates to MANAGTSMEYDIKDINLAPQGKQRIEWADREMPVLRLIRERFEAEKPLVGVKLIACAHITTETANLARTLQAGGAESLLIASNPLSTQDDVAASLVADWGIPVMAHKGESTETYVRHVKAALDTNPNLIIDDGSDVVATMIKEKPELIGNLIGTTEETTTGIVRLQAMVKAGVLTFPSIAVNDAQTKHFFDNRYGTGQSTLDGIIRATNILLAGKTLVVVGYGWCGKGVAMRARGMGANVVVTEIDPIKAIEAVMDGMRVMPMKEAAKVGDFFVTVTGNRHVIDAEHFAVMKDGAIVCNSGHFDLELNLDALRDMSAEAVKRRPFVEEYITHQGKSVIVLGEGRLINLAAAEGHPASVMDMSFANQALSAEFLVKNHGKLAAGVHILPKEVDQEIASLKLRAMGVNIDELTPEMLEYMGSWETGT, encoded by the coding sequence ATGGCTAACGCAGGAACATCAATGGAATACGACATCAAGGACATCAACCTTGCCCCGCAAGGTAAACAGCGCATTGAGTGGGCGGACCGCGAAATGCCTGTTCTTCGCCTCATTCGCGAACGATTTGAAGCTGAAAAACCGCTGGTCGGCGTAAAGCTTATCGCATGTGCCCACATTACGACGGAGACCGCTAACTTGGCCCGTACATTGCAGGCAGGTGGAGCAGAATCGCTGTTGATCGCTTCGAACCCGCTTTCGACGCAGGACGATGTCGCGGCTTCCCTTGTGGCTGACTGGGGCATCCCGGTCATGGCACACAAGGGCGAATCGACCGAGACTTACGTCCGACACGTAAAAGCTGCACTTGATACGAATCCGAACCTCATCATCGATGACGGATCGGACGTCGTAGCGACAATGATCAAGGAAAAGCCTGAGTTGATCGGCAATCTGATCGGTACAACGGAAGAGACGACTACCGGAATTGTCCGCCTTCAGGCGATGGTCAAGGCCGGAGTGCTCACCTTCCCTTCGATCGCGGTCAACGACGCTCAGACCAAGCATTTCTTCGATAACCGTTACGGAACGGGCCAATCGACACTTGACGGCATCATTCGTGCAACCAACATCCTGCTCGCCGGCAAAACGCTCGTCGTGGTTGGCTACGGCTGGTGCGGCAAGGGCGTCGCAATGCGTGCACGCGGTATGGGCGCGAATGTCGTCGTCACCGAGATCGATCCGATCAAGGCGATCGAGGCAGTTATGGACGGTATGCGTGTGATGCCGATGAAGGAAGCGGCGAAGGTCGGCGATTTCTTCGTCACGGTCACAGGAAACCGCCATGTCATTGACGCAGAACACTTTGCGGTGATGAAGGACGGTGCGATCGTCTGCAACAGCGGCCACTTTGACCTCGAACTCAACCTCGACGCTCTGCGTGATATGTCGGCCGAGGCCGTCAAACGCCGCCCGTTCGTCGAAGAGTACATCACACATCAGGGCAAGAGCGTGATCGTTCTCGGCGAAGGCCGTCTGATCAACCTCGCGGCTGCCGAAGGCCACCCGGCATCGGTAATGGATATGTCATTCGCCAACCAGGCGTTGTCAGCCGAGTTTTTGGTCAAAAACCACGGAAAACTCGCCGCCGGCGTTCATATCCTGCCTAAGGAAGTCGATCAGGAGATCGCTTCGCTCAAACTCCGTGCAATGGGCGTCAATATCGACGAACTCACACCGGAAATGCTCGAATACATGGGCAGCTGGGAAACCGGAACGTAA
- a CDS encoding fumarylacetoacetate hydrolase family protein — protein sequence MKIPIGPDFKPSKIVCVGRNYAEHAAELGNAVPTEPLLFLKAPSALILNGDSIVIPKVSSQVEHEGELAVVISKNCKDLAGDADVSPYVLGYSCLNDVTARDIQKRDVQFTRGKSFDTFCPIGPHIETELDITDISVVCRVNGEVKQYGRTSQMVFPVAHLIRYISNMMTLIAGDVIATGTPSGVSRMVNGDVCEVEIEGIGVLRNTLA from the coding sequence ATGAAGATCCCTATTGGCCCTGATTTCAAACCATCAAAGATCGTCTGCGTCGGCCGCAATTATGCCGAACACGCGGCTGAGCTCGGCAATGCCGTTCCCACTGAGCCGCTGCTATTCCTCAAGGCTCCGTCGGCTTTGATCCTGAATGGTGACTCGATCGTCATACCTAAAGTATCTTCTCAAGTTGAACATGAAGGTGAGCTTGCAGTGGTTATATCTAAGAACTGTAAGGATTTAGCGGGTGATGCTGATGTTTCACCCTATGTTTTGGGATATAGCTGTCTCAACGATGTAACTGCTCGCGACATCCAAAAAAGGGATGTACAATTCACCCGCGGTAAGTCGTTCGACACCTTTTGCCCGATCGGCCCGCACATCGAGACGGAGCTTGATATCACCGACATTTCAGTTGTTTGCCGCGTAAATGGTGAGGTTAAGCAGTATGGTCGGACTTCGCAGATGGTCTTCCCCGTCGCTCATCTGATACGATATATCTCAAACATGATGACCCTCATCGCAGGCGACGTGATCGCCACCGGAACACCTTCGGGAGTATCCAGGATGGTAAACGGAGATGTTTGTGAGGTGGAAATTGAGGGAATAGGAGTTTTGCGGAACACCTTGGCTTGA
- a CDS encoding carboxypeptidase regulatory-like domain-containing protein: MKYINRQIARAGGVVVAGFVMALLAQGSFAQVNISRGSRASYRLPANIFVDKRIETGDLAPQTASFTEDFAAVPTVGWNYQNLSTPIGLIPNWIQGDSSVFPAQAGAGTAYAGASFNSVAGANTISNWMFAPEILFRNGDVIRFWTRKAAPAPTDFPDRMQVRLSLNGNSVNAGATNTSVGDFTTLLLDINSAQVVGGYPVVWQQFSITISGLASPTNGRVAFRYFVTNGGPSGANSDYIGVDTFEYIATPTAAGVSVGGRVLTGERGLSNARVTLTSQDGQARQVVTGAFGYYRFDDVVAGQTYILSVNSKRYAFSPRVVSINQDIADLDLIALEN; the protein is encoded by the coding sequence ATGAAGTACATTAACAGACAAATAGCACGGGCTGGCGGCGTGGTCGTGGCGGGCTTTGTGATGGCTTTGTTGGCACAGGGTTCGTTTGCACAGGTGAACATCTCGCGCGGCAGCAGGGCTTCGTACCGATTGCCGGCGAATATATTCGTCGATAAACGGATCGAGACCGGTGATCTCGCTCCGCAGACCGCAAGCTTTACCGAGGATTTCGCGGCCGTACCGACGGTCGGCTGGAATTATCAAAATCTCAGTACGCCGATCGGCCTCATTCCCAATTGGATCCAGGGTGACTCGTCGGTCTTCCCGGCACAAGCAGGGGCAGGGACCGCCTATGCCGGGGCTAGTTTTAACAGCGTCGCGGGTGCCAATACGATCAGCAACTGGATGTTCGCACCGGAAATATTGTTCCGAAACGGCGACGTGATCAGATTCTGGACGAGAAAGGCAGCTCCCGCTCCGACCGACTTCCCCGACAGAATGCAGGTGCGGTTGTCGCTAAACGGCAACAGCGTGAACGCCGGTGCCACCAACACCTCAGTCGGCGATTTTACGACGCTTTTGCTCGACATCAACTCGGCACAGGTTGTCGGAGGCTATCCGGTGGTTTGGCAGCAGTTCTCGATAACGATCTCCGGCCTCGCGTCACCGACCAACGGGCGCGTCGCGTTTCGCTACTTCGTGACAAACGGCGGCCCGTCCGGAGCGAACTCGGATTACATCGGCGTCGATACATTTGAATACATCGCCACGCCGACCGCAGCAGGCGTTTCCGTCGGCGGCCGTGTGCTGACCGGGGAACGCGGCCTCAGCAACGCACGCGTAACGCTGACTTCGCAGGACGGCCAGGCCCGGCAGGTGGTGACCGGTGCGTTCGGATATTATCGTTTTGACGACGTTGTCGCCGGCCAGACCTATATCCTGAGCGTAAACTCGAAACGCTACGCATTCAGCCCGAGGGTCGTCTCGATAAACCAAGACATTGCCGACCTCGATCTGATCGCTCTCGAAAACTAA
- the hslU gene encoding ATP-dependent protease ATPase subunit HslU, whose amino-acid sequence MAIYLGGETAPSKPNLDDLTPREIVAELDKYVVGQTAAKKAVAVALRNRIRRQKLAPEMAADVLPKNILMIGSTGVGKTEIARRLARLANSPFIKIEASKFTEVGYMGRDVESMVRELADVAVVVAKQTAFDDVTVRAEQNVEERLLDILLPPPSDMSYQSDFSDEATDPAEKPLARTREKLREQLRRGDLDDRLIDFDTQDRSNASIDFIGGQGMEEMGVNMRDMLGNLFPTKTVSKKMPLGDAREYMLRDEQENLVDMDQITRQAIDRAQQSGIIFLDELDKIAGRESGGNPAVSREGVQRDLLPIVEGTNVNTKYGMVSTEHILFIAAGAFHVAKPSDLIPELQGRFPIRVELESLTIDDLKRILVQPKNSLIKQYQALLETEGISLIFTDDAVDKLAEMTEEMNKNTENIGARRLHTLVEKLLEEISFLGGELEQKEQVIDAEYVNDKLSGLIEDQNLRQYIL is encoded by the coding sequence ATGGCCATTTACCTCGGCGGCGAAACCGCACCTTCGAAACCTAATTTGGACGACCTGACCCCTCGCGAGATCGTGGCGGAGCTCGATAAGTACGTGGTCGGGCAGACGGCGGCCAAGAAGGCGGTGGCGGTGGCTTTGCGCAACCGTATTCGCCGGCAAAAACTCGCTCCCGAGATGGCGGCAGACGTATTGCCGAAGAACATTCTGATGATCGGTTCGACCGGCGTCGGCAAGACAGAGATCGCACGGCGGCTCGCACGGCTCGCCAATTCCCCGTTCATCAAGATCGAAGCGTCGAAATTCACCGAGGTCGGCTATATGGGCCGCGATGTCGAATCGATGGTCCGCGAACTCGCCGACGTCGCCGTCGTTGTGGCCAAGCAGACGGCGTTTGACGACGTAACGGTGCGTGCCGAGCAGAATGTTGAGGAGCGTTTGCTCGATATATTGTTGCCGCCGCCTTCGGATATGAGTTATCAGAGCGATTTTAGCGATGAGGCGACCGATCCGGCCGAAAAACCTCTTGCACGAACGCGAGAGAAGCTCCGCGAACAGCTCCGACGCGGTGATCTTGACGACCGTTTGATCGATTTCGACACGCAGGACCGCTCCAACGCGTCGATCGATTTTATCGGCGGCCAGGGCATGGAGGAGATGGGCGTTAATATGCGCGACATGCTCGGCAATCTGTTCCCGACAAAGACCGTCAGCAAGAAAATGCCGCTCGGCGACGCCCGGGAATATATGCTTCGAGATGAGCAGGAGAATCTGGTCGATATGGATCAGATCACCCGCCAGGCGATAGACCGCGCGCAGCAATCCGGCATCATCTTCCTCGACGAACTCGACAAGATAGCTGGCCGCGAATCCGGCGGCAACCCTGCAGTCTCACGCGAAGGCGTCCAACGCGACCTGCTGCCGATCGTTGAGGGTACGAACGTCAATACAAAATATGGCATGGTCTCGACCGAACACATCCTGTTCATCGCCGCGGGAGCGTTCCACGTTGCGAAGCCTTCCGATCTCATTCCTGAGCTCCAGGGCCGCTTCCCGATCCGGGTCGAACTCGAATCGCTAACCATCGACGACCTAAAACGCATCCTCGTACAGCCCAAGAATTCGCTGATCAAGCAATATCAGGCGTTACTAGAGACCGAGGGAATCTCGCTGATTTTCACCGATGATGCGGTCGATAAACTGGCCGAAATGACCGAGGAAATGAACAAAAACACCGAAAATATCGGTGCGAGGCGACTGCACACATTAGTTGAGAAACTGCTTGAAGAAATCAGTTTCCTCGGCGGCGAGCTCGAACAAAAAGAACAGGTCATCGACGCCGAGTATGTAAATGACAAGCTGAGCGGATTGATCGAAGATCAAAATCTGCGGCAGTATATTCTATAG
- the hslV gene encoding ATP-dependent protease subunit HslV, whose translation MKIRSTTVLLVKRDGKTAMAADGQVTLGDTVIKGTAKKIRRISGGKIIAGFAGSTADAFSLLGRFEQKLEQHQGQLERAAFELSKDWRTDKYLRNLEALLIVADATDAFLISGKGDVIASDDGLLSVGSGSMYALASARALLKHTQLTAKEIAEESLRIAADICIYTNNNIIVEEI comes from the coding sequence ATGAAGATACGATCAACAACGGTCCTGCTCGTCAAGCGTGACGGCAAGACGGCGATGGCGGCGGATGGGCAGGTGACTTTGGGCGATACTGTTATCAAAGGCACGGCGAAGAAAATACGCCGGATCTCGGGCGGCAAGATCATCGCGGGGTTTGCGGGCTCGACAGCGGACGCGTTTTCGCTGTTGGGGCGGTTCGAGCAGAAGCTGGAGCAGCATCAGGGGCAATTGGAACGCGCGGCGTTCGAGCTGAGCAAAGACTGGCGCACCGACAAATACCTACGCAATCTCGAAGCCCTGCTCATCGTCGCCGACGCCACCGACGCCTTCCTCATCTCCGGCAAAGGCGACGTCATCGCCTCCGACGACGGCCTCCTCTCCGTCGGCTCCGGCAGCATGTACGCCCTCGCCTCGGCCCGTGCCCTGCTAAAACACACGCAGCTAACCGCCAAAGAGATCGCCGAAGAAAGTTTGCGAATCGCCGCCGACATCTGCATCTACACCAATAACAATATTATTGTCGAAGAGATCTAA
- the recO gene encoding DNA repair protein RecO — protein MSLIETESIVLKTHNLADADKIVVLLTHDHGVVRGVAKGVKRLKSRFGSGLEPFSIVRATYFEKEAVELVSIQNIDLVESFFAAASNPDFLQKFSYLSDLLITFSPPNDPNENLYRMVRASIKAAAEDVASYLAISVYFESWILRLAGFMPDWDHCDQCRRVIEDSETAEVRSNFHLICSVCRRPTGSRVLDSGHRGMFASARKLSPTAFVEFAGGDAERLTALSTIFKRIISHSVGHEIRGEVSLGIGN, from the coding sequence ATGTCACTGATCGAGACCGAGAGCATCGTGCTTAAGACCCACAACCTGGCCGATGCGGATAAGATCGTCGTACTCTTAACGCACGATCACGGCGTCGTGCGCGGGGTCGCCAAAGGCGTCAAGCGTCTCAAAAGCCGATTCGGCAGCGGGCTCGAGCCGTTCTCGATCGTGCGGGCGACGTATTTTGAAAAAGAGGCGGTAGAACTTGTTTCGATCCAGAACATTGACCTCGTCGAATCCTTTTTTGCGGCGGCGAGCAATCCGGATTTTCTGCAAAAGTTCTCGTACCTTTCCGATCTGCTGATAACGTTCTCGCCGCCGAACGATCCGAACGAGAATCTCTACCGCATGGTCCGGGCCAGTATAAAAGCTGCAGCCGAGGACGTTGCCAGTTATCTCGCGATCAGTGTTTACTTTGAATCCTGGATACTCAGGCTCGCAGGTTTCATGCCCGATTGGGATCACTGCGACCAATGCCGCCGCGTGATCGAAGACAGCGAGACTGCTGAGGTTCGCTCCAATTTTCATCTGATATGTTCTGTTTGCCGACGGCCGACGGGCTCGCGCGTGCTTGATTCGGGGCATCGGGGAATGTTTGCGTCGGCTCGAAAGCTCTCGCCGACGGCGTTTGTTGAGTTTGCGGGCGGCGATGCCGAGCGATTGACGGCACTTTCCACCATATTCAAACGCATCATTTCACATTCGGTCGGCCATGAGATCCGCGGCGAGGTGTCGCTCGGAATAGGTAACTAG
- a CDS encoding gamma-glutamyl-gamma-aminobutyrate hydrolase family protein, whose translation MAKRPRIGITTRLEIETRRFYLGRDYSDAVEAHGGVPVLINLIPKEGYINGVLDDLDGILLPGSDSDIDPHYFGEQPHANLGSVVTEKDETDLLVLAEVEKRGLPLFAICFGMQALNVSRGGSLIQDIESQVDGHIKHQQGVPRARNSHHIVVEEGSLLGQMSAGNGNVRVNSHHHQAVGRLGNDLKATARASDGIVECIEDTRDGRFVVGVQWHPELSWADDRLSGKLFETFLRACV comes from the coding sequence ATGGCGAAACGACCGAGGATCGGTATTACAACAAGGCTTGAGATCGAGACGCGGCGGTTTTATCTGGGGCGGGACTATTCCGACGCCGTCGAAGCCCACGGCGGCGTGCCGGTTCTGATCAATCTGATCCCGAAAGAAGGCTATATCAACGGCGTCCTCGACGATCTCGACGGTATATTATTGCCCGGATCGGACTCGGACATCGATCCGCATTATTTCGGCGAACAACCGCACGCGAATTTGGGTTCGGTTGTGACGGAAAAGGACGAGACGGACCTTTTAGTTCTCGCTGAAGTAGAAAAACGCGGCCTACCTTTGTTCGCGATCTGTTTTGGGATGCAGGCGTTGAATGTTTCGCGCGGCGGTTCGTTGATACAGGACATCGAATCGCAGGTCGACGGCCACATAAAACACCAGCAAGGCGTCCCAAGGGCGAGGAATTCGCACCATATTGTTGTTGAGGAAGGCAGTTTGCTCGGGCAGATGTCGGCGGGGAACGGGAATGTTCGCGTAAACTCGCACCATCATCAGGCCGTCGGGCGTCTGGGTAATGATCTGAAAGCGACCGCCCGTGCGTCCGACGGCATCGTCGAATGCATCGAGGACACACGCGACGGCAGATTCGTCGTCGGCGTGCAATGGCACCCCGAACTATCGTGGGCCGATGATCGTTTGTCAGGGAAGCTGTTTGAGACATTTTTGCGTGCGTGTGTGTGA